The Hypanus sabinus isolate sHypSab1 chromosome 5, sHypSab1.hap1, whole genome shotgun sequence genome has a segment encoding these proteins:
- the LOC132393839 gene encoding general transcription factor II-I repeat domain-containing protein 2-like, whose product MVDMTAHLNTLNTALQGKGRTALHMLEDVLAFERKLTVLARDLQKGTLSHFPNLREFKQGHDLIISEYLHSAIIAMQTSFGKRFCELREEKNTLSFPVTPLSIDPSLLNTTALAGVSQPDLEMELADIADKDIWVSKFRRLTADLEDVAHQKAVLAQKHKWSDIENLTDDSLQSCVKMKVTSYSPDVQTLCAEVQEQKSH is encoded by the coding sequence atggtagacatgacagcgcacctgaacacgctgaacacagctcttcaggggaaaggacgtacagccctgcacatgttggaggatgttttggcattcgagcgcaagttgacagtgcttgccagagatttacagaaaggcactttgtctcacttccccaatttgagagagttcaaacaaggtcacgacttgataatttcggagtatttacattctgcaatcatcgcaatgcaaacatcgtttgggaaacgcttctgtgagctcagagaggaaaaaaacacattatccttcccggtcactcccttaagcatcgatccttccctactgaatacgactgcattggcaggtgtgagtcaacctgatcttgagatggaactggccgacatagccgacaaagacatatgggtgtccaagtttagacgcttgacagcagaccttgaagatgttgcccatcagaaggccgttcttgctcagaaacacaaatggagtgatattgaaaacctcacagatgacagcttgcaatcctgtgtaaagatgaaggtgacatcatacagccctgatgtgcagacgctgtgcgctgaggtccaggagcagaaatcccattaa
- the LOC132393863 gene encoding E3 ubiquitin-protein ligase TRIM39-like: MAALPEPPPDTRRRAARVFARSPGPRCPSLPRSQGRTARVRPRCPGPRSPSLPLGPMAALPEPPPDTRRRAARVSLLLSPVSVTLDVETAHPALDVSEDRKSVRYTDTRRDLPDTGKRFTDWACVLGSEGFTSGRHYWEVEVMGNRWWYLGVAAESVMRKGKFTVSPETGFWIIGRFDDVFGVLTSPVSRLSADPIPGRVGVYLSYESGTVSFYDAETKSHLHTFTGNKVTEKLYPFFGFGYENEWLRICSGSAAGL; the protein is encoded by the exons ATGGCCGCTCTGCCCGAGCCTCCCCCCGATACCCggcgccgcgctgcccgagtcttcgCCCggtccccggggccccgctgcccgagtctcccccggtcCCAGGGCCGCACTGCCCGAGTCCGCCCCCGATGCCCGGGGCCGCGCTCTCCGAGTCTCCCCCTCGGTCCCATGGCCGCTCTGCCCGAGCCTCCCCCCGATACCCggcgccgcgctgcccgagt ttctctgcttctctccccagtctctgtcaccctggatgtggaaacggcgcaTCCGGCGCTCGatgtgtctgaggatcggaagagtgtgagataCACCGATACCCGGAgggatctccctgacaccgggaagaggtTCACAGACTGggcttgtgtgctgggatcggagggattcacatcggggagacattactgggaggtggaggtgatggggaatCGGTGGTGGTatctgggagtcgccgcagagtctgtgatgaggaagggaaAGTTCACAgtgagtccggagaccggattctggaTCATCGGGCGGTTTGATGACGTGTTCGGGGTTCTCACCTCCCCTGTGTCCCGTCTCTCTGCCgatcccatccccgggagggtgggagtttatctcagttacgagtccgggacagtttcattttacgacgcggagaccaagtcccatctccacaccttcactgggaataaagtcacggagaaactttatcctttcttcgGGTTTGGATATGAAAACGaatggctgagaatctgctccggttccgctgcgggtctgtaa